The following proteins come from a genomic window of Pararhodobacter sp.:
- a CDS encoding DUF5765 domain-containing protein yields the protein MCWTMGVSATMVALGGAATAVSIKRGDAPAIPVTLGYFTAMEALQVAGYAVINDCSSPVNQTVTILSVLHIVFQPLVINAFAMELVAKPVSVRMKTLVFTLCALSSILMILQLYPFEWAGSCAPGSNLCAAQLCTVSGDWHQAWDVPFNGLMVPLESAIGTNWGFPSYILVTFALPLLYGAWRLVLFHALAGPILAGLLTSNPNEVPAIWCLFSIAIVLIALSPAIRRRFSVPPAAA from the coding sequence ATGTGCTGGACGATGGGGGTTTCGGCAACGATGGTTGCGCTGGGGGGCGCGGCGACAGCGGTCAGCATCAAGCGCGGTGATGCCCCGGCGATCCCGGTGACGCTGGGCTATTTTACCGCGATGGAGGCCCTCCAGGTTGCGGGCTATGCGGTGATCAACGACTGCTCGTCCCCGGTCAACCAGACCGTGACCATCCTGTCAGTGCTGCATATCGTCTTTCAACCCCTGGTGATCAACGCCTTTGCCATGGAACTGGTCGCCAAGCCGGTCAGCGTGCGGATGAAAACGCTGGTCTTCACGCTTTGCGCCTTGTCCTCGATCCTGATGATCTTGCAGCTTTATCCCTTCGAGTGGGCGGGCAGTTGCGCGCCCGGATCAAACCTGTGTGCGGCGCAACTCTGCACCGTGTCGGGCGATTGGCATCAGGCGTGGGATGTGCCGTTCAACGGGCTGATGGTGCCGCTGGAATCGGCGATCGGCACCAATTGGGGTTTCCCGAGTTATATCCTCGTCACCTTCGCGCTGCCGCTTCTGTACGGCGCGTGGCGATTGGTGCTGTTTCACGCGCTGGCCGGGCCGATCCTGGCCGGGTTGTTGACCAGCAACCCCAACGAAGTGCCCGCCATCTGGTGCCTGTTCTCGATTGCCATCGTGCTGATTGCGCTGAGCCCGGCGATCCGGCGGCGATTCAGCGTGCCACCCGCCGCCGCCTGA